Proteins from one Streptococcus mitis B6 genomic window:
- the rlmD gene encoding 23S rRNA (uracil(1939)-C(5))-methyltransferase RlmD encodes MNLKVKQKIPLKIKRMGINGEGIGFYQKTLVFVPGALKGEDIYCQITSIKRNFVEAKLLKVNKKSKFRVVPACTIYNECGGCQIMHLHYDKQLEFKTDLLHQALKKFAPAGYENYEIRPTIGMQEPKYYRAKLQFQTRKFKNQVKAGLYAQNSHYLVELKDCLVQDKETQVIANRLAELLTYHQIPITDERKVLGVRTIMVRRARKTGQVQIIIVTNRQLNLTQLVKDLVKDFPEVVTVAVNTNTAKTSEIYGEKTEIIWGEESIQEGVLDYEFSLSPRAFYQLNPEQTEVLYNEAVKALDVNKEDHLIDAYCGVGTIGFAFAKKVKTLRGMDIIPEAIEDAKRNAKRMGFDNTHYEVGTAEEIIPRWYKEGYRADALIVDPPRTGLDDKLLDTILTYVPEKMVYISCNVSTLARDLVRLVEVYDIHYIQSVDMFPHTARTEAVVKLIKKVSKKC; translated from the coding sequence ATGAATCTGAAAGTGAAACAAAAAATACCATTAAAAATCAAGCGCATGGGAATTAATGGTGAGGGAATCGGCTTTTATCAAAAAACCTTAGTCTTTGTACCCGGTGCTCTCAAAGGAGAAGATATCTATTGTCAGATTACTTCTATTAAACGTAACTTTGTTGAGGCAAAATTACTGAAGGTCAACAAGAAGTCTAAATTCCGTGTTGTGCCAGCTTGTACTATTTACAATGAGTGTGGAGGTTGCCAAATCATGCACCTGCATTATGATAAGCAGCTAGAGTTCAAGACGGACTTACTTCATCAAGCGCTAAAAAAATTTGCCCCTGCAGGGTATGAAAACTATGAAATTCGTCCAACTATTGGAATGCAGGAACCAAAGTATTACCGTGCTAAGTTACAATTTCAGACTCGAAAATTTAAAAATCAGGTCAAGGCAGGTCTGTATGCACAAAACTCTCATTATTTGGTAGAGTTGAAAGACTGCCTAGTACAAGATAAGGAAACCCAAGTGATTGCTAATCGCCTAGCAGAATTGCTTACTTATCACCAGATTCCAATCACCGATGAGAGAAAAGTTCTAGGTGTTAGAACTATAATGGTTCGACGAGCAAGAAAGACTGGACAGGTTCAGATTATTATTGTTACAAATCGTCAGCTTAATTTAACCCAACTAGTGAAAGACTTAGTTAAAGATTTTCCAGAAGTTGTGACAGTAGCTGTGAATACAAATACAGCCAAAACCAGTGAGATTTATGGTGAAAAGACAGAGATTATCTGGGGAGAAGAGAGTATTCAAGAAGGTGTACTCGATTATGAATTTTCACTATCTCCTCGAGCTTTCTATCAACTAAATCCTGAACAAACAGAAGTTCTTTATAATGAGGCGGTAAAAGCCTTGGATGTTAATAAAGAAGACCATTTGATTGACGCTTATTGTGGAGTTGGAACGATTGGATTTGCCTTTGCAAAGAAAGTAAAAACACTCAGAGGTATGGATATTATTCCAGAAGCTATTGAAGATGCCAAGCGAAATGCTAAAAGAATGGGATTTGACAACACACATTACGAAGTTGGAACAGCGGAAGAGATTATTCCTCGCTGGTATAAAGAAGGCTACCGAGCAGATGCTCTGATTGTAGACCCACCACGTACTGGTCTGGATGATAAGTTATTAGACACTATTCTTACTTATGTACCAGAAAAAATGGTTTATATTTCTTGTAATGTTTCGACCTTGGCTCGTGATTTGGTGAGGTTAGTAGAAGTCTACGATATCCATTATATTCAGTCGGTCGATATGTTTCCACACACCGCTCGAACTGAAGCTGTTGTAAAGTTAATTAAAAAAGTTTCAAAAAAGTGTTGA
- the birA gene encoding bifunctional biotin--[acetyl-CoA-carboxylase] ligase/biotin operon repressor BirA: MKSYQAVYQILSKETDYISGEKIAEELSLSRTSIWKAIKRLEQEGIEIDSIKNKGYKLVNGDLILPELLEENLPIKVSFKPKTKSTQLDAKEAIDLGNEANTLYIASYQTAGRGRFQRSFYSPQGGIYMTLHLKPNLAYDKLPSYTLLVAGAVYKAIKNLTLIDVDIKWVNDIYLNNHKIGGILTEAMTSVETSLVTDIIIGVGINFTINDFPQELKEKAASLFKAPAPITRNELIIEIWRAFFETPAEELLYLYKKQSLVLGKEVTFTLDQKDHKGLAKDISENGKLLVQCDNGKEIWLNSGEISLKSWK, encoded by the coding sequence ATGAAATCCTACCAAGCTGTCTACCAAATCCTATCTAAAGAAACCGACTATATCAGCGGAGAAAAAATTGCAGAAGAACTATCCCTCAGCCGAACATCAATTTGGAAAGCCATCAAGCGACTAGAACAAGAAGGCATTGAAATTGATAGTATCAAAAACAAAGGCTATAAACTGGTGAATGGAGACCTTATTCTTCCAGAACTTCTAGAAGAAAATCTTCCAATTAAAGTCAGTTTTAAACCCAAAACAAAGTCAACACAACTCGATGCAAAAGAAGCAATTGATTTAGGAAATGAAGCAAACACCCTCTATATAGCTTCCTATCAAACAGCAGGGCGAGGCCGTTTTCAACGTTCCTTCTACTCACCACAAGGTGGTATTTATATGACACTCCATCTTAAACCAAATCTCGCCTATGACAAATTACCATCCTACACACTACTTGTAGCTGGAGCTGTCTACAAAGCCATTAAGAACCTAACTTTAATAGATGTCGACATAAAATGGGTCAATGATATCTACCTAAACAATCATAAAATTGGAGGAATCCTCACTGAAGCAATGACCTCTGTAGAAACAAGTCTAGTCACAGATATCATTATTGGAGTAGGAATCAACTTCACTATCAATGATTTTCCACAAGAATTAAAAGAAAAAGCTGCTAGCTTATTTAAAGCTCCAGCACCTATTACCAGAAATGAATTAATTATAGAGATCTGGCGTGCTTTCTTCGAAACACCAGCAGAAGAGCTATTATACCTATACAAAAAACAGTCCCTCGTTCTAGGAAAAGAAGTGACTTTTACACTAGATCAAAAAGACCACAAAGGACTTGCTAAAGATATCTCTGAAAATGGAAAGCTTTTGGTGCAATGTGATAACGGAAAAGAAATCTGGCTCAATAGCGGAGAAATTTCACTCAAGAGTTGGAAGTAA
- a CDS encoding IS30-like element ISSmi1 family transposase, with translation MTKKQKHLTLEDRIDIQTGISQQETFRSIAEKMGKDPSTISKEIKRNRIMHPTSVKSDCTDCPLLKKAPYVCNNCPKKRTDCGFNRYLYYAKKAQEQYETMLRESRQGIPLNKESFYQMDKVLTQGIQKKQSIYHIIQTHNLPVSKATVYRHAKLGYLTAKPIDFPRMVTFKERRKSRKVAIPKELKIGRTYQDFQELRETDDFFKWLEMDTVIGRPGGKLLLTFNVSFCNFLFALLLNNKTALEVATKFAALKERVMDGGCAFHQLFPVILTDNGSEFAYVEELERDIDGKSHLYFCDPSRPDQKGRIEKNHTVLRAILPKGTSFDQLTQKDVNLVISHVNSLKREEFQGKSAYDIFTFTFGEDIAALLGCQFVKPEDTHLSPDLLK, from the coding sequence ATGACGAAAAAACAAAAACATCTCACTCTAGAAGACCGTATTGACATCCAAACTGGAATCAGCCAACAGGAGACTTTCCGTTCCATCGCTGAGAAGATGGGGAAAGACCCGTCAACGATTTCAAAGGAAATCAAGCGCAATCGCATCATGCATCCAACATCCGTCAAATCTGATTGCACGGATTGCCCTCTTCTCAAAAAAGCTCCTTATGTCTGTAACAACTGTCCAAAAAAGAGGACGGATTGTGGGTTTAACCGCTATCTTTACTACGCGAAAAAGGCACAGGAGCAGTACGAGACTATGTTGAGGGAATCCAGACAGGGAATTCCCCTAAACAAGGAAAGTTTTTATCAGATGGACAAGGTCTTAACCCAAGGCATCCAGAAGAAACAAAGCATCTACCATATCATTCAGACACATAACCTACCTGTGTCGAAAGCTACGGTGTATCGGCATGCCAAGCTGGGCTATCTGACAGCCAAGCCCATTGATTTCCCTCGGATGGTCACGTTCAAGGAACGCAGAAAATCCAGAAAAGTAGCTATTCCTAAAGAGCTGAAAATTGGGCGGACCTATCAAGATTTCCAAGAGTTACGAGAAACAGATGATTTCTTCAAATGGTTGGAAATGGACACGGTCATCGGCAGACCTGGTGGAAAGCTACTGCTCACCTTCAACGTTTCCTTCTGCAACTTCCTCTTCGCCCTGCTTTTGAACAACAAGACCGCTCTGGAGGTCGCCACTAAATTCGCAGCTTTGAAAGAAAGAGTCATGGACGGAGGGTGTGCGTTCCATCAGCTGTTCCCTGTCATTCTCACAGACAACGGATCTGAGTTCGCCTATGTGGAGGAGCTTGAGCGAGACATTGATGGGAAGTCTCACCTCTACTTCTGCGACCCTAGCCGTCCTGACCAGAAGGGGCGGATTGAGAAGAACCATACGGTTTTGCGAGCCATTCTTCCCAAGGGCACTTCCTTTGACCAGCTGACTCAGAAAGACGTCAATCTAGTCATTTCCCATGTCAATTCCTTGAAACGAGAAGAGTTTCAAGGAAAATCTGCTTACGACATCTTCACCTTCACCTTTGGCGAGGACATCGCTGCTCTTCTGGGTTGCCAATTTGTCAAACCAGAAGACACACACCTATCACCTGATTTATTGAAATAA
- a CDS encoding O-antigen ligase family protein — translation MKSIGFIEKLKGLSSKELILLGIILSIFLPFYLFVVVFCLYIISLIFTGNMKSILQKMGEHPMLLLFLGYSTVISIFAQNWMGVVASVGMFLFTVFFLHYQSILSHKFFRLILQLVLFGSVLSAAFASLEHFQIVKKFNYAFLSPNMQVWHQNRAEVTFFNPNYYGIICCFCIMIAFYLFTTTKLNWLKVFCVFAGFVNLFGLNFTQNRTAFPAIIAGAIIYLFTTIKNWKAFWLSIGVFAIGLSFLFSSDLGVRMGTLDSSMEERISIWDAGMALFKQNPFWGEGPLTYMHSYPRINAPYHEHAHSLYIDTILSYGIVGTILLVLSSVAPVRLMMDMSQESGKRPIIGLYLSFLTVVAVHGIFDLALFWIQSGFIFLLVMCSIPLEHRTLVSDMTD, via the coding sequence TTGAAATCAATAGGCTTTATTGAAAAGCTGAAAGGGTTGTCTAGTAAAGAGCTGATTTTATTGGGAATTATCCTGAGTATCTTTTTACCCTTTTATCTTTTTGTAGTTGTATTCTGTTTATATATTATCAGTTTGATTTTTACAGGAAACATGAAAAGTATTCTTCAGAAAATGGGAGAGCATCCGATGCTGCTTCTTTTTCTTGGCTATAGTACTGTAATATCCATTTTTGCACAAAATTGGATGGGAGTTGTGGCTTCAGTAGGAATGTTTCTATTTACTGTTTTCTTTTTGCACTATCAGTCGATTTTATCACATAAATTCTTTCGATTGATTTTGCAGCTCGTCTTGTTTGGTAGCGTCTTATCAGCTGCTTTTGCGAGTTTAGAACATTTCCAAATTGTAAAGAAATTTAACTATGCTTTTCTTTCACCCAATATGCAGGTATGGCATCAGAATCGTGCAGAAGTGACCTTCTTTAATCCTAATTATTATGGAATTATTTGTTGTTTCTGTATCATGATTGCCTTCTATCTGTTTACAACGACCAAGTTGAATTGGTTGAAAGTATTCTGTGTGTTTGCAGGCTTTGTGAATCTCTTTGGATTGAACTTTACGCAAAATCGAACTGCCTTTCCTGCTATTATCGCTGGAGCCATTATTTATCTCTTTACGACCATTAAAAACTGGAAGGCCTTTTGGCTTAGTATTGGAGTCTTTGCGATTGGCTTGAGCTTCCTCTTTTCCAGTGATTTGGGAGTTCGGATGGGAACTTTAGACTCTTCTATGGAAGAACGAATTTCTATCTGGGATGCTGGGATGGCCTTGTTTAAGCAAAATCCTTTTTGGGGTGAGGGGCCATTGACCTACATGCACTCTTATCCTCGGATAAATGCTCCTTATCATGAACATGCTCACAGTCTTTATATTGATACGATTCTGAGTTACGGAATTGTGGGGACTATTTTATTAGTTTTGTCTTCTGTGGCTCCTGTTCGCTTGATGATGGATATGAGTCAGGAGTCGGGGAAACGTCCGATTATCGGTCTTTATCTATCTTTCCTTACAGTGGTTGCTGTGCACGGAATCTTTGACTTGGCTCTCTTCTGGATTCAGTCAGGTTTCATTTTCTTGCTAGTTATGTGCAGTATTCCATTAGAGCATCGAACTTTGGTATCGGACATGACAGATTAA
- a CDS encoding MarR family winged helix-turn-helix transcriptional regulator — MKYCHLVAHHIRLLNGRIFQKLLSQDSEALYRSEQGKILAVLWNSETGCATATDIALATGLANNTLTTMIKKLEEQNLVTVSPCGEDKRKKYLVLTELGKSQKAVGHRVSQKLDTIFYKGFSEEEIRQFEAFQERILANLKEKENED, encoded by the coding sequence ATGAAATATTGTCATTTGGTAGCCCATCATATTCGTTTGTTGAATGGGCGGATTTTTCAAAAGTTACTGAGTCAGGATTCTGAAGCTCTTTATAGGAGTGAACAGGGCAAAATTTTAGCGGTTTTATGGAATAGTGAAACTGGCTGCGCAACTGCGACAGATATTGCCCTGGCGACTGGACTTGCTAATAATACTCTGACGACTATGATAAAAAAACTAGAGGAACAAAATCTTGTAACCGTTAGTCCATGTGGAGAAGATAAGCGTAAGAAGTATTTAGTTTTAACAGAGTTGGGGAAGTCTCAGAAAGCAGTGGGGCATCGTGTCAGTCAAAAATTGGATACGATCTTTTACAAAGGATTTTCAGAGGAAGAAATTCGCCAATTTGAAGCTTTTCAAGAAAGAATTTTGGCTAATCTGAAAGAGAAAGAAAATGAGGATTAG
- a CDS encoding ABC transporter ATP-binding protein yields the protein MIEYKNVALRYTEKDILRDVNLRIENGEFMVLVGPSGSGKTTMLKMINRLLEPTDGNIYMDGKRIKDYDERELRLSTGYVLQAIALFPNLTVAENIALIPEMKGWTKEEIANQTEELLAKVGLPVAEYGHRLPSELSGGEQQRVGIVRAMIGQPKILLMDEPFSALDAISRKQLQVLTKELHKEFGMTTIFVTHDTDEALKLADRIAVLQDGEIRQVANPETILKAPATDFVADLFGGSVHD from the coding sequence ATGATTGAATATAAAAATGTAGCTTTACGTTACACAGAAAAAGATATCTTGAGAGATGTTAATTTACGGATTGAGAATGGGGAGTTCATGGTTTTAGTTGGTCCATCTGGCTCAGGTAAGACAACAATGCTTAAGATGATTAACCGTCTCTTGGAACCGACTGATGGAAATATTTATATGGATGGCAAGCGTATTAAAGACTATGATGAGCGTGAGCTTCGTCTCTCTACTGGCTATGTTTTACAGGCCATTGCTCTCTTTCCCAATCTAACGGTCGCGGAAAATATTGCCCTGATTCCTGAAATGAAGGGCTGGACTAAGGAAGAAATTGCTAATCAAACTGAAGAGCTTTTGGCTAAGGTTGGTTTACCAGTGGCTGAGTATGGACATCGACTTCCTAGTGAATTATCTGGTGGAGAACAGCAACGGGTCGGTATTGTTCGGGCTATGATTGGTCAGCCTAAGATTCTCCTCATGGATGAACCTTTTTCGGCTCTTGATGCTATTTCGAGAAAACAGTTGCAGGTTCTGACGAAAGAATTGCATAAAGAGTTTGGGATGACAACGATTTTTGTGACCCATGATACGGATGAAGCTTTGAAATTGGCGGACCGTATTGCTGTCTTGCAGGATGGAGAAATTCGCCAGGTAGCGAATCCCGAGACCATTTTAAAAGCGCCTGCAACAGACTTTGTAGCAGACTTGTTTGGAGGTAGTGTTCATGACTAA
- a CDS encoding ABC transporter permease/substrate-binding protein — protein MTNLIATFQDRFSDWLTALSQHLQLSLLTLLLAIFIAIPLAVYLRYHEKLADWVLQIAGIFQTIPSLALLGLFIPLMGIGTLPALTALVIYAIFPILQNTITGLKGIDPSLQEAGIAFGMTRWERLKKFEIPLAMPVMMSGIRTAAVLIIGTATLAALIGAGGLGSFILLGIDRNNASLILIGALSSAVLAIAFNFLLKVMEKAKLRTIFSGFALVTILLGLSYSPSLLAQKEKENLVIAGKLGPEPEILANMYKLLIEENTSMTATVKPNFGKTSFLYEALKKGDIDIYPEFTGTVTESLLQPSPKVSHEPDQVYQVARDGIAKQDHLAYLKPMSYQNTYAVAVPKKIAQEYGLKTISDLKKVEGQLKAGFTLEFNDREDGNKGLQSMYGLNLNVATMEPALRYQAIQSGDIQITDAYSTDAELARYDLQVLEDDKQLFPPYQGAPLMKEALLKKHPELETVLNKLAGKITESQMSQLNYQVGVEGKSAEQVAKEFLQEEGLLKK, from the coding sequence ATGACTAATTTAATTGCAACTTTTCAGGATCGTTTTAGTGATTGGTTGACAGCTCTATCTCAACATTTGCAGTTGTCGCTTTTGACCTTGTTGCTGGCCATCTTTATAGCGATTCCCTTAGCTGTTTATCTTCGCTATCATGAGAAGTTGGCGGATTGGGTCTTGCAGATTGCAGGGATTTTCCAGACTATCCCGTCACTGGCCTTATTGGGACTCTTTATCCCCTTGATGGGAATTGGGACTTTACCGGCATTGACAGCTCTAGTGATCTATGCGATATTTCCGATTTTACAAAATACCATCACTGGACTCAAGGGAATTGATCCGAGTCTGCAAGAGGCTGGGATTGCCTTTGGGATGACTAGGTGGGAGCGTCTCAAGAAGTTTGAAATTCCACTTGCCATGCCTGTTATGATGTCTGGGATTCGGACGGCAGCTGTCTTGATTATCGGTACAGCAACCTTGGCGGCCTTGATTGGGGCAGGGGGACTAGGTTCCTTTATCCTTTTGGGAATTGACCGTAATAATGCCAGTCTGATTTTGATTGGGGCCCTTTCTTCTGCAGTGCTTGCTATTGCCTTTAACTTCCTATTAAAAGTGATGGAAAAAGCAAAATTGCGGACGATTTTTTCTGGTTTTGCCCTGGTGACAATATTGCTTGGTTTGTCTTATAGTCCATCTCTTTTGGCTCAAAAAGAGAAAGAAAACTTGGTTATTGCTGGGAAATTGGGTCCAGAACCAGAAATTTTGGCCAATATGTATAAGTTGCTTATTGAAGAAAATACCAGTATGACTGCGACTGTTAAACCGAATTTTGGGAAAACAAGCTTTCTCTATGAAGCTCTGAAAAAAGGCGATATTGACATCTATCCTGAATTTACTGGTACGGTGACTGAAAGTCTACTTCAACCATCACCGAAAGTGAGTCATGAGCCAGATCAGGTTTATCAGGTGGCACGTGATGGTATTGCCAAACAGGATCATCTAGCATATCTCAAACCCATGTCTTATCAAAATACCTACGCTGTAGCTGTTCCAAAAAAGATTGCTCAAGAATATGGCTTGAAGACCATTTCGGACTTGAAAAAAGTGGAAGGACAGCTGAAGGCAGGTTTTACTCTTGAGTTTAACGACCGTGAAGATGGCAATAAGGGCCTGCAATCAATGTATGGCCTCAATCTCAATGTGGCAACAATGGAGCCAGCCCTTCGCTATCAGGCAATTCAGTCAGGCGATATTCAAATCACGGACGCCTATTCAACCGATGCAGAGTTGGCGCGTTATGATTTACAGGTCTTGGAAGATGACAAGCAACTCTTCCCACCTTATCAAGGGGCTCCACTGATGAAAGAAGCTCTTCTCAAGAAACATCCAGAGTTGGAAACAGTTCTCAATAAATTGGCTGGTAAAATTACTGAAAGCCAGATGAGCCAGCTCAACTACCAAGTCGGTGTTGAAGGCAAGTCAGCAGAGCAAGTAGCCAAGGAGTTTCTACAAGAAGAAGGTTTGTTGAAGAAATAG
- a CDS encoding TetR/AcrR family transcriptional regulator — translation MTNIDRRISKTKKAIYQAFLQLLNTKGYEAITVQDIIDLADVGRSTFYSHYESKELLLDELCQQLFHHLFERAEHLSPQDYLAHIFQHFKKNQDHVTSLLLSKNDYFIRQLRKELEHDVYPMLADKLIQAHPNIPHSYLKHLVVSHFIETLSWWLKKGQDFTNQEVVQFYLDLLISKD, via the coding sequence ATGACTAACATTGACCGCCGTATCAGTAAAACAAAAAAAGCCATCTATCAAGCTTTTCTACAACTTTTGAACACTAAGGGCTACGAGGCCATTACTGTTCAGGATATTATTGACCTCGCTGACGTAGGGCGTTCGACCTTTTATAGTCATTATGAAAGCAAGGAATTATTGCTGGATGAGCTCTGCCAACAGCTCTTTCACCATCTATTTGAGCGTGCTGAACACCTCTCTCCACAAGACTACTTGGCCCATATCTTTCAGCATTTCAAGAAAAACCAAGACCATGTAACCAGTCTTTTGCTTTCAAAAAACGATTATTTTATCCGGCAACTACGAAAAGAACTGGAACATGACGTCTATCCCATGTTAGCAGATAAACTGATTCAAGCACACCCCAACATACCCCACTCTTATCTTAAGCATCTGGTCGTCAGCCATTTCATTGAAACCCTCAGCTGGTGGCTGAAAAAAGGTCAAGACTTCACAAATCAGGAAGTTGTCCAGTTTTATCTAGACCTTCTCATTTCTAAAGACTAA
- a CDS encoding cation diffusion facilitator family transporter: protein MKAKYTVWLAFFLNLTYAIVEFIAGGVFGSSAVLADSVHDLGDAIAIGISAFLETISNREEDNQYSLGYKRFSLLGALVTAIILMTGSVLVVLESVTKILNPQPVNDEGILWLGIIAITINVLASLVVGKGKTKNESILSLHFLEDTLGWLAVILMAIVLRFTDWYILDPLLSLVISFFILSKALPRFWSTLKIFLDAVPEGLETGDLEKDLESLTNVKSVNQLSIWSMDGLENNAIIHLCLEDWEQMTETKNQVRQLLEERGVQNITIEVDTSQSNHAQHKRRVTALEQPHGHQH from the coding sequence ATGAAGGCAAAATATACTGTTTGGCTAGCTTTTTTCTTAAATTTGACTTATGCCATTGTCGAGTTTATTGCAGGTGGAGTATTTGGTTCGAGCGCTGTTCTTGCTGACTCTGTGCATGACTTGGGAGATGCGATTGCAATTGGAATATCAGCTTTTCTAGAAACCATCTCTAATCGTGAAGAAGATAATCAGTACTCCTTGGGTTATAAGCGGTTTAGTCTGCTAGGAGCCTTGGTAACAGCGATAATACTCATGACAGGATCAGTTCTAGTCGTTTTGGAAAGTGTTACGAAGATTTTAAATCCGCAACCAGTCAATGACGAGGGGATTCTCTGGTTAGGAATTATTGCGATTACTATTAATGTGTTAGCGAGTCTAGTAGTTGGTAAGGGAAAGACAAAGAATGAGTCTATTCTGAGTCTGCATTTTCTGGAAGATACCCTAGGGTGGCTGGCTGTCATCCTAATGGCCATTGTTCTTCGATTTACGGACTGGTATATCCTAGATCCACTTTTGTCCCTTGTCATTTCTTTCTTTATTCTTTCAAAAGCTCTTCCACGTTTTTGGTCTACGCTCAAGATTTTCTTGGATGCTGTGCCAGAAGGACTAGAGACAGGTGATTTGGAGAAAGATTTGGAGTCTCTGACCAATGTCAAAAGTGTCAATCAACTTAGCATTTGGTCCATGGATGGTCTGGAAAATAATGCCATTATCCATCTCTGTTTAGAAGATTGGGAGCAGATGACGGAAACAAAGAATCAAGTACGTCAGCTCTTAGAAGAAAGAGGTGTGCAGAATATTACTATCGAAGTGGACACCAGTCAAAGCAATCATGCGCAACATAAGCGGAGGGTAACAGCATTAGAGCAGCCCCACGGGCATCAACACTAG
- the galR gene encoding DNA-binding transcriptional regulator GalR, with amino-acid sequence MATLKDIAQLASVSIATVSRVLNRDQSLSVTEETRHRILTVAEELGYTKHLKTGESHKPKQKIAIIQWVSEQGELDDLYYYQIRLGIEKRAQELDYDILRYFNDHPFTLSEEVIGILCIGKFSRAQISAFEEYQKPLVFLDSDPLSMGHTCIITDFYTAMKQVVDYFLSQGLNRIGILTGLEETTDQEEIIEDKRLENFKNYSQAKGIYHDELVFQGSFTAQSGYNLMKEAIQSLGDQLPPAFFAASDSLAIGALRALQEAGISLPDRVSLISFNDTSLTKQVYPPLSSITVYTEEMGRAGMDILNKEVLHGRKIPSLTMLGTRLTLRESTRND; translated from the coding sequence ATGGCTACCTTAAAAGACATTGCACAGCTAGCCTCTGTCTCTATCGCGACCGTATCCCGTGTCCTCAACCGCGACCAGAGCCTATCTGTTACAGAAGAAACCAGGCACCGTATTTTAACCGTTGCTGAAGAGCTGGGCTACACTAAGCATCTCAAGACAGGCGAGTCCCACAAGCCCAAGCAAAAGATTGCCATTATCCAATGGGTCAGCGAACAAGGGGAGCTAGACGATCTCTACTACTACCAGATTCGCCTAGGCATCGAAAAAAGAGCCCAAGAACTGGACTATGATATCTTGCGCTATTTTAATGACCATCCTTTTACATTAAGCGAGGAAGTAATTGGGATTCTCTGCATCGGAAAATTTAGCCGAGCTCAGATTTCTGCCTTTGAAGAATACCAAAAGCCTCTTGTATTTTTAGACAGCGATCCCCTCTCGATGGGACATACCTGCATTATCACGGACTTTTACACTGCCATGAAACAGGTTGTCGATTATTTCCTCAGTCAAGGGTTGAATCGCATTGGGATTCTAACAGGTCTTGAGGAAACAACTGACCAAGAAGAAATCATTGAGGATAAGCGGTTGGAGAATTTTAAAAACTACAGTCAAGCAAAAGGAATCTATCATGATGAACTGGTCTTTCAAGGGAGCTTTACTGCCCAGTCTGGCTATAACTTGATGAAGGAGGCTATTCAGAGTTTAGGAGACCAACTCCCACCAGCCTTTTTTGCTGCCAGTGATAGTTTAGCCATTGGTGCCCTCCGTGCCCTCCAAGAAGCTGGAATCAGCCTGCCAGACCGCGTCAGCCTCATTTCCTTTAACGACACTAGTCTGACCAAGCAAGTTTATCCTCCCCTTTCTAGTATCACGGTTTATACTGAGGAAATGGGCCGAGCAGGCATGGATATTCTTAATAAGGAAGTCCTCCACGGTCGCAAAATCCCTAGCCTAACCATGCTGGGAACCAGACTGACATTGAGAGAAAGTACAAGGAATGATTAA